A portion of the Acidobacteriaceae bacterium genome contains these proteins:
- the ppk1 gene encoding polyphosphate kinase 1, translated as MSKKIKPAAGPASKAPVAVPPSRFLNRDESWLRFNRRVLEEVDDTTNPLLERLKFLAITSSNLDEFIEIRVAGTLQQLEEDAGQVEKRDLGGFTASERLQRLSKELHSFAHDQADCLHDRLFPAMADRGIRLLRWKNLRAADRAFATRYFQEQVDPLLTPVTLDPSHPFPRVLNKALCIALLLRHKRKTSTRIPSNTLGVVTIPRSLPSIIALPERAGRSHFLLLDDLIMAHLEPMFRGYRILNRSTFRVTRNSNLYMEEEESRSVLESVREELHNRRKGDVVRLEIAKSADDEVCEALRSNFDLEEWQVFRTNVPVNLSRFMEMYSKVKLPELKFPEFHGRRPQLPAGSEALFTELRKGDMLLHHPFDSFSTVENFIQSAIADPNVISIKQTLYRTSADSPIFRALLEAAQNREIDVTVVVELMARFDEASNIRWARELEDAGVQVFHGIFGLKTHCKLALLVRRDPDGVIRSYAHLGTGNYNPITARFYTDISLITSRPEITEAVRHVFRYLTADWQGPTDVYRPLLVAPITLADDIVALIQRESAFAREGKPARIIAKMNALLDERTIEALYEASQAGVEIDLIIRGMCSLRPGVSGLSERIRVRSIVGRFLEHSRIFWFQNNDKPEVFAGSADWMQRNLYERCEAVFPISDPLLAERMRNDILETYLRDTAKARLMQPDGSYVRPQHSGSGLSAQTWFMERALGVPAVNDTARAETKTTKKRTKASAGKE; from the coding sequence GTGTCCAAGAAGATCAAACCCGCCGCCGGCCCTGCTTCCAAAGCCCCTGTCGCCGTCCCCCCATCGCGATTTCTGAATCGTGATGAGAGCTGGCTGCGCTTCAATCGCCGCGTGCTGGAGGAAGTGGACGACACCACCAATCCCCTGCTCGAGCGGCTGAAGTTTCTGGCCATCACCTCTTCGAATCTGGATGAGTTCATCGAGATTCGCGTGGCCGGTACTCTTCAGCAACTGGAAGAAGATGCCGGGCAGGTTGAAAAACGTGACCTCGGTGGCTTTACGGCCTCGGAGCGCCTGCAGCGACTCTCCAAAGAGCTTCACTCGTTTGCGCATGACCAGGCTGACTGCCTGCATGATCGGCTTTTCCCTGCCATGGCCGATAGGGGGATTCGGCTGCTTCGCTGGAAGAATCTTCGAGCCGCAGACCGAGCCTTTGCTACGCGCTACTTTCAGGAGCAGGTTGATCCCCTGCTGACTCCTGTGACGCTGGACCCCTCACACCCCTTCCCGCGCGTGCTGAACAAAGCGCTTTGCATCGCGCTGCTGCTGCGGCATAAGCGGAAGACCAGCACCCGGATCCCGAGCAATACTCTTGGGGTCGTGACGATTCCGCGTTCCCTACCCAGCATTATTGCTCTGCCAGAGCGTGCGGGACGCAGCCATTTCCTATTGCTCGATGACCTGATCATGGCGCATCTGGAGCCGATGTTTCGGGGCTATCGGATTTTGAACCGCTCGACCTTTCGCGTCACCCGCAACTCGAACCTCTATATGGAAGAGGAAGAGAGCCGCTCAGTTCTCGAAAGCGTTCGCGAGGAGCTACATAACCGCCGCAAGGGAGATGTCGTTAGGCTGGAGATTGCAAAGTCAGCCGACGATGAAGTTTGCGAGGCACTGCGCAGTAACTTCGACCTGGAAGAGTGGCAGGTCTTTCGTACGAACGTTCCCGTGAACCTCTCCCGCTTTATGGAGATGTACTCCAAGGTCAAGCTGCCAGAGTTGAAGTTTCCGGAGTTCCACGGACGTCGGCCGCAGCTGCCAGCCGGGTCTGAAGCTCTCTTTACCGAACTGCGTAAGGGAGACATGCTGCTGCATCATCCCTTTGATAGCTTTTCGACGGTCGAGAACTTTATCCAGTCGGCGATCGCTGACCCGAACGTTATTTCGATCAAGCAGACGCTCTATCGCACCAGCGCAGATTCACCTATTTTCCGGGCTTTGCTTGAAGCAGCGCAGAACCGCGAAATCGATGTCACCGTTGTGGTCGAGCTGATGGCTCGCTTTGACGAGGCTTCGAACATTCGCTGGGCAAGAGAGCTCGAAGACGCCGGTGTGCAGGTCTTTCACGGCATCTTCGGATTGAAGACTCACTGCAAGCTGGCGCTGCTGGTTCGCCGCGATCCTGACGGTGTGATCCGTTCCTACGCTCATCTGGGTACGGGAAATTACAACCCCATCACGGCCCGTTTTTATACCGACATCAGCCTCATCACTTCGCGGCCCGAAATTACTGAAGCGGTGCGGCATGTCTTCCGCTATTTGACGGCTGACTGGCAGGGGCCGACAGATGTTTATCGACCGCTGCTGGTGGCGCCGATCACACTCGCGGACGACATCGTGGCACTGATCCAGCGGGAGTCAGCGTTTGCCCGTGAGGGCAAGCCTGCCCGCATCATCGCCAAGATGAATGCGCTGCTCGACGAGCGTACTATCGAAGCGCTCTACGAGGCCTCTCAGGCTGGCGTTGAGATCGATCTGATTATTCGTGGCATGTGTTCGCTGCGCCCGGGTGTCTCTGGCTTGAGCGAACGTATTCGTGTGCGCTCCATTGTCGGCCGTTTCCTGGAGCACTCACGCATCTTCTGGTTTCAAAACAACGACAAGCCTGAGGTCTTTGCAGGCTCAGCGGATTGGATGCAGCGCAACCTCTATGAGCGTTGCGAAGCCGTCTTCCCTATCTCTGATCCCCTGCTGGCAGAGCGGATGCGCAACGACATTCTTGAGACGTACCTTCGCGATACTGCCAAGGCCCGGTTGATGCAGCCGGATGGAAGCTACGTTCGACCACAGCATAGCGGCAGCGGTCTTAGCGCGCAAACCTGGTTCATGGAACGTGCGCTCGGAGTCCCCGCAGTCAACGACACTGCGCGTGCGGAAACGAAAACCACGAAGAAGCGAACGAAAGCCTCTGCTGGCAAAGAGTAG
- a CDS encoding TonB-dependent receptor, whose translation MFRFRTLPGALLVAAFFAVPMWAQNSTSAIRGQVVDPDGSAIVGATIDAVARPPFTSPQLHATSDAAGRFLLEPAAASSYVVSISHSGFATTQQTINAESNNALPVLVRLNVSSAQSVVTVNGRSAVVTEAPIGQMQATVSREDFKSTPASNIGDVLALVPGVTFVQGNGPRDVRISIRGSSDRQSYGLRNAQIFEDGFPVTQPDGQGRADLTDPHAYSSVDVVEGPSSALYGNYATGGAINFHTRTGSEIQGLEVGADFGSFGYFNDYVTYGKGGSNYQVSGFLSNVRATQATSNSQYNTITANLLATVAITPTDRLTFKFINNDLDTNLSLRLSLAQYKLNPYQRSCQTYSSAAAAAGCGSATMYVNGFNGTTVSQTAVQAGFGRHDRRTIVGARWEHDFSPETTWLTQFVFDDRDINQPTSAYSYRGPYPSFNLMSNVVHHGSRWNTFGGGFFNYENINSYTFNVMPGGAAALGGQTQTVFGKQWNTGFHGRAEYTWNPKWTLVAGLGGEYTDLQALATNYAYPTTGTPTNTKISGNRTYFNVAPELSVQYQPTSAWRLHARFGTGYGTPQATQLFVTPQGVSGNNTQLKTQKNYGIDVGAAVQLSRTLEATVSGFYEWFHNEQVTQSAGVSLQSYTFNAPASQHRGIDAGFDWHPLPVSLSGIRTRVSYQYDNQVYVDYSEQLTSGTFSSSFNRNGNRIPGVQPSFLNARVLYDQPSGKLRGLGGFVETNWRDNYQLDNANLLKAPGYTLWNLDLHYDPPANHGRLSQLSFYFDVQNLTNKTYVASASNLSDSLNSSTGVQNGAATLMTSTGSVYAGTPRASYGGVRMRF comes from the coding sequence GTGTTTCGTTTCCGTACTTTGCCAGGCGCATTGCTTGTTGCAGCCTTTTTTGCCGTGCCCATGTGGGCGCAGAACTCCACCAGCGCAATCCGCGGACAGGTCGTCGACCCTGACGGCTCGGCCATCGTTGGTGCCACGATTGATGCCGTTGCGCGTCCACCATTCACCTCGCCGCAGCTACATGCAACCTCCGATGCCGCGGGCCGCTTCCTTCTGGAACCAGCCGCAGCTTCTTCGTATGTCGTCTCCATCTCGCACTCCGGCTTCGCCACAACGCAGCAGACCATCAACGCAGAGTCGAACAACGCTCTACCTGTCCTGGTCCGCCTGAACGTCTCCTCCGCGCAGTCGGTCGTCACAGTCAACGGACGATCTGCCGTCGTCACCGAAGCACCCATCGGGCAAATGCAGGCAACGGTCAGCCGGGAAGACTTCAAGTCGACCCCAGCCAGCAATATCGGCGACGTCCTCGCGCTCGTTCCCGGCGTCACATTCGTGCAGGGAAACGGCCCGCGCGATGTGCGCATCTCCATCCGTGGCTCAAGCGATCGGCAGTCCTACGGGCTGCGTAACGCACAGATCTTCGAAGACGGTTTCCCCGTAACGCAACCCGACGGGCAGGGACGCGCCGACCTCACCGACCCTCACGCGTACAGCAGCGTCGACGTTGTCGAAGGGCCATCCTCGGCGCTGTATGGCAACTACGCCACCGGCGGCGCCATCAACTTCCACACTCGTACCGGCAGCGAGATTCAAGGCCTTGAGGTCGGCGCAGACTTCGGTAGCTTCGGCTACTTCAACGACTACGTGACCTACGGCAAAGGCGGCAGCAACTACCAGGTCTCAGGATTCCTAAGCAACGTACGCGCGACGCAGGCCACGTCGAACAGCCAGTACAACACCATAACCGCCAACCTGCTCGCCACCGTTGCCATCACGCCTACAGATCGCCTGACGTTCAAGTTCATCAACAACGACCTTGATACCAACCTCTCCCTGCGACTCTCGCTGGCCCAGTACAAGCTGAACCCCTACCAGCGCAGCTGCCAGACATACTCGTCTGCAGCAGCGGCTGCAGGGTGCGGATCGGCCACGATGTACGTCAACGGCTTCAACGGAACCACCGTCTCGCAGACCGCCGTACAGGCTGGCTTCGGTCGGCACGACCGCCGCACCATCGTCGGCGCCCGCTGGGAGCATGACTTCTCGCCAGAAACAACCTGGCTCACGCAGTTCGTCTTCGATGATCGCGACATCAACCAACCCACCAGCGCTTACAGCTACCGTGGACCGTATCCGTCATTCAACCTCATGAGCAACGTGGTGCATCACGGCTCGCGCTGGAACACGTTTGGCGGCGGCTTCTTCAACTACGAAAACATCAACTCGTACACCTTCAACGTCATGCCCGGTGGAGCCGCAGCCCTCGGCGGCCAGACGCAAACCGTCTTTGGCAAGCAGTGGAACACTGGCTTCCACGGCCGCGCAGAGTACACCTGGAATCCAAAATGGACGCTCGTCGCCGGTCTTGGCGGTGAGTACACCGACCTGCAGGCATTGGCAACGAACTACGCCTACCCCACCACCGGAACGCCAACGAACACGAAGATCTCAGGCAACCGCACCTACTTCAACGTTGCCCCTGAACTCTCCGTGCAATACCAGCCCACCTCCGCATGGCGTTTGCACGCACGCTTCGGCACCGGCTACGGAACCCCGCAGGCCACGCAGCTTTTCGTCACTCCCCAGGGCGTCAGCGGCAACAACACGCAACTCAAAACCCAGAAGAACTACGGCATCGACGTCGGAGCCGCCGTTCAGTTGAGTCGGACGCTGGAAGCAACCGTGTCGGGCTTTTACGAGTGGTTCCACAACGAGCAGGTCACGCAATCCGCAGGAGTCAGCCTGCAGAGCTACACCTTCAACGCTCCCGCCTCGCAGCATCGCGGCATCGACGCAGGCTTCGACTGGCATCCGCTGCCCGTATCGTTGTCCGGCATCAGAACGCGCGTCTCCTACCAATACGACAACCAGGTCTACGTCGATTACTCCGAACAACTCACCAGTGGCACGTTCTCCTCCAGCTTCAATCGCAACGGCAACCGCATTCCGGGTGTTCAACCCAGCTTCCTGAACGCGCGCGTGCTGTATGACCAGCCCAGCGGCAAGCTTCGCGGTCTGGGAGGCTTTGTCGAAACGAACTGGCGGGACAACTACCAACTTGATAACGCCAACCTCCTCAAGGCTCCCGGCTACACCCTCTGGAACCTCGATCTCCACTACGATCCTCCGGCAAACCATGGACGGTTGTCCCAGCTCAGCTTCTACTTCGACGTGCAGAACCTGACGAACAAAACCTATGTCGCTTCGGCCAGCAATCTCAGCGACAGCTTGAACTCCTCCACGGGCGTTCAAAACGGAGCCGCCACGCTGATGACCTCCACCGGGTCCGTCTACGCCGGCACACCTCGAGCGTCCTACGGCGGCGTTCGGATGCGGTTCTAA